Within Dysosmobacter sp. Marseille-Q4140, the genomic segment AGATCCTGGGGATCCATGGGCACGGCCTCCTTTCCGGGGTACGTCACTTGTGATAGCGGGTTCCGGCGTTGATCTGATAGGCCCGGTAGATCTGCTCCAGCACCATGACCCGGGCCAGATGGTGGGGGAAGGTCATGGGGGACATGGACAGCCGCTCCGCCGCCAGGGCCTTGAGGGAGGGATCCAGGCCGAAGGAGCCGCCGATCAGAAATACCACCTGGGACTGGCCCCGACCGGCGCTGGCGGAGAGCATCCGGGCCAGCTCCTCGCTGGAGCGGAGCTTCCCCTCCACGCACAGGGCCACGATATAGGCGGAGGCGGGCAGCTTGGCCCGGACCGCTGCGGCCTCCTTTTCCAGGGCTCCGGCGATCTGGGCCGGGGAGGGATCCTCCGGCAGCCGCTCCTCCGGCAGCTCCAAAATCTCCAGCTTGCAGAACCGGGACAGGCGTTTGGCGTACTCCGCCGCGGCCTCGGTGTAGAACTTCTCCTTCAGCTTTCCCACGCACAAAACGGTTATCTTCTGCATACGGCCCTCCTGACCAGCACATGGGCGGGGCCCAGGGTGTCCCGGGGCGCCACGGAGAGGACGGGGGCCGCTCCGGCGGCGGCCAGAGCCGTCTCCACGGCGGTGCGGGCCATGGCGGGGGTATTGTTCTCCCGGCTCAGGTGGGCCAGCACGATCTCCGATGCGCCCCGCTCCGCCAGAAGGGCGGCGAAAGCGCCGGCGTCGCCGTTGCTGAGGTGGCCCTCCAGCCCCAGGATGCGCTTTTTCAGATAGTAGGGGTAGGGACCGCTGCGCAGGGTCTCCACGTCGTGGTTGGCCTCCAGCACCGCCAGGTCCACGCCGCTCAGCAGGTCCGCCGCCTGGTCGGTGACATAGCCGGTGTCCGTCAGGACGCCGACGCTGCCGTCGGCGGTGTCCAGCCGGTAGCCGCAGCTGCCGGGGGCGTCGTGGGAGGTCTCCGCGGCGGTGACGGTACAGGCGCCGACGGAGAAAGGGACGCCGGTCTCCAGCTGGCACAGCCGGTCCTCCAGCTCCGGCAGCCGGTACAGCAGCTCCCGGCCCGCCCGGGCTGTGGCCCAGACCGGCGCGTCCGTGCGCTTGAGCAGGGTCCGCAGACCGGAGATGTGGTCGGAGTGGGTGTGGGTGATCAAAATGGCGTCCAGATCCCCCGGGCCCAGGCCCAGCTCCCCCAGGGAAGCGGCAATGCGGCGGCAGGAGATGCCGGCGTCCAGCAGGATCCGCGTCCCGCCGGAGAGAACTGCCAGCGCGTTTCCGGAGGAGCCGCTGGCCAGAGTATGTACGACTGTCAAGAAAAACGACCTCGCATAGAAAGGATCGCGTCCGCGGCAGGGGCCGCCGACGAGGGCCGCCCTCCATCGCGGACGCTGATGAAATGTGCAGTTCTTTTCAGAAGCGCGCTCAGCCGATGTGGGCCTCCAGCTCCTCAGACTCGCCGGGCTCCTCCACGGAGCGGATGTCCGCGCCCAGTCCCTGGAGCTTGGATACGATGTTCTCGTAGCCCCGCTCGATGTATTGCACGCAACTGATTTCGCTCTCGCCATGGGCGGCAAGGGCAGCGATGACCAGCGCCGCGCCGGCCCGCAGGTCGCAGGCCTGGATCGGTGCGCCGGTGAGATGGTCCACGCCCTCCACCACGGCGGTCTTGTCGTCCACCTGGATGTTGGCGCCCATGCGCTTGAGCTCATCCACATAGCGGTAGCGGCTATTCCACACGCTCTCCGTCACCAGGGAAGTGCCCTCCGCCAGGGAGAGGACCGCGGTGATCTGGGGCTGCATGTCCGTGGGGAAGCCGGGATAAGGCAGGGTCTTGACGTTGGCCCGCTGGAGGGGGCCGGTGCGGCGGACCAGAAGGGTGTCCTCATGCTCCTCCACCTCCACACCCATCTCCACCAGCTTGGCGGTGATGCAGTCCATGTGCTTGGGGATGATGTTCTTCACCAGGATCTGTCCGCCGGCAGCGGCCACGGCGGCCATGTAGGTGCCCGCCTCGATCTGGTCCGGAATGATGGCGTAGCTGCCGCCACGCAGGCGGTCCACGCCCCGGATCTTGATGGTGTCCGTACCAGCGCCCCGGATGTTGGCGCCCATGGAGTTGAGGAAGTTGGCAAGGTCCACGATGTGGGGTTCCTTGGCGGCGTTTTCAATGATGGTGGTACCCTCCGCCCGGACGGCAGCCATCATGATGTTCATGGTGGCGCCCACGGAGACCACGTCCAGATAGACGTTGGCACCCCGCAGCAATCCGCTCTCCGTGGAGGCATGGATGAAGCCGCCCTCCACCACCACCTTGGCGCCCAGGGTGGTAAAGCCCTTGACGTGCTGGTCGATGGGGCGGACGCCGAAGTTGCACCCGCCGGGCATGGCCACCTCCGCCTGTCCGAAGCGCCCTAGCAGGGCGCCGATAAAGTAGGTGGATGCGCGGATCTTCCGGGCCAGTTCGTAGGAGGTGCGGGTGGAGTGGATACGGCTGCAGTCGATCTCCACCGTGTGGCGGTTGATCATGCGGATGCCGGCGCCCAGCTGTTCCAGAATACGCAGGCACAGCGTCACGTCGGAGATCTGGGGGATGTTCTCGATACGGCAGCTTCCCTCCACCAGCAGCGCGGCGGGAAGAATGGCGACGGCGGCGTTTTTGGCACCGCTGATCTCCACCTCGCCAAACAGGGGATGACCACCCTGTACAATATATTTTGTCAAATTCGTTACCCTCTCTTCAAAAGGCGCTATCATTTGCGGCGGCGAACCGTCTTTGCAGACAGTTTACCCGGCCAGCGGCGCTTCATACCCGCAGTAAAATCACGGGCAGGAGAAAAATACCGGCCAAAGCTCACACA encodes:
- the rlmH gene encoding 23S rRNA (pseudouridine(1915)-N(3))-methyltransferase RlmH, translated to MQKITVLCVGKLKEKFYTEAAAEYAKRLSRFCKLEILELPEERLPEDPSPAQIAGALEKEAAAVRAKLPASAYIVALCVEGKLRSSEELARMLSASAGRGQSQVVFLIGGSFGLDPSLKALAAERLSMSPMTFPHHLARVMVLEQIYRAYQINAGTRYHK
- a CDS encoding UDP-N-acetylglucosamine 1-carboxyvinyltransferase, encoding MTKYIVQGGHPLFGEVEISGAKNAAVAILPAALLVEGSCRIENIPQISDVTLCLRILEQLGAGIRMINRHTVEIDCSRIHSTRTSYELARKIRASTYFIGALLGRFGQAEVAMPGGCNFGVRPIDQHVKGFTTLGAKVVVEGGFIHASTESGLLRGANVYLDVVSVGATMNIMMAAVRAEGTTIIENAAKEPHIVDLANFLNSMGANIRGAGTDTIKIRGVDRLRGGSYAIIPDQIEAGTYMAAVAAAGGQILVKNIIPKHMDCITAKLVEMGVEVEEHEDTLLVRRTGPLQRANVKTLPYPGFPTDMQPQITAVLSLAEGTSLVTESVWNSRYRYVDELKRMGANIQVDDKTAVVEGVDHLTGAPIQACDLRAGAALVIAALAAHGESEISCVQYIERGYENIVSKLQGLGADIRSVEEPGESEELEAHIG
- a CDS encoding MBL fold metallo-hydrolase, whose product is MTVVHTLASGSSGNALAVLSGGTRILLDAGISCRRIAASLGELGLGPGDLDAILITHTHSDHISGLRTLLKRTDAPVWATARAGRELLYRLPELEDRLCQLETGVPFSVGACTVTAAETSHDAPGSCGYRLDTADGSVGVLTDTGYVTDQAADLLSGVDLAVLEANHDVETLRSGPYPYYLKKRILGLEGHLSNGDAGAFAALLAERGASEIVLAHLSRENNTPAMARTAVETALAAAGAAPVLSVAPRDTLGPAHVLVRRAVCRR